The Candidatus Nitrosotenuis cloacae DNA window TTTATGCCCTGAAGGAAATCAGGAGAATCAATCCAGACGCCAAGGTAATAGTGGTCACAGCAGACATGAGAAAGGACACCGAGGATCGGCTGAGCCTGCTGAATCCGACCGAGGTAATCTACAAGCCGTTTGATCCCGTTGTACTAAAAGCACTAATCGAAAAGCATGGAACAAGCAAAACCTCGATAACATCCTGAATTCGCACCTGCTGCGATCCAAATGTGGCGTTCAATCAACGTGTGTTCTGTTGTGACAAAAACGAAATACTCTATAGCTTGTTGCAACCAAGAAGAGCGCTGAATATACTGAAAAAACCTGATACTGTGAAAAAATTCTGCACGAAGTTTGAAACCATCTTTTCCTTTTTACAATATGGTGACTCCAGTCGTGGGACAAACCGGACTCTGCAGAATAACAATTTACCAGACCCTTTATTCACCTGCTGTTGATCCGTCTCAGTAAACTAGTCCTCTGGCATTCCAAATTTTACATTTTTGCGCGTGAAAAGTTCAAAAAATCTCTTATTTTCACATGTACAATGGATCTGTTTAATAGCACGATCTGGGATTGTCTGGCGTATTGACTAGAACAATATTCTTGTCATTTCTTCTGTTTACTATAATGTCTGGTACGATGCCATACGGCGCATTTGCAGATTCTGACGATGACCAACACGAAGGTAAGGTCAACAAAAAGAATCGTGTCTGGACAGGTGATGGCCCGCCGCTTGCAAAGCTTGGCAAGACGGGCGATCTATATGTCGACAATGCAAGTGTCGACC harbors:
- a CDS encoding response regulator, with product MISAIVIDDDRDTVSIFVDYLEMLNVDVWAVGYDGKQAVDLYRTHGPDMMFLDMMMPEYDGLYALKEIRRINPDAKVIVVTADMRKDTEDRLSLLNPTEVIYKPFDPVVLKALIEKHGTSKTSITS